In Arthrobacter sp. B3I4, the following proteins share a genomic window:
- a CDS encoding TIGR03885 family FMN-dependent LLM class oxidoreductase, protein MATIGFHASHEQIDPGQLLKDVQLAEQAGFDAAMCSDHIEPWSARQGHSGFAWSWLGAALATTGLRFGVVTAPGQRYHPAIIAHASATLADMFPGRFWMAPGSGENMNEHITGDPWPSKETRQRRLEECVEVIRRLHAGEEVTHHGLVTVEQARVWDVPEVKPPLIAPAVSVETARRAAAWADGLVTVNQPAAKLRDMLSAYRDAGGAGKAVLQVHLSWAPTGAEALAVALDQWRTNVFSPPIPWDLASAAHFDGVSADVGPDQVRKVVNISADTAEHAQWLADYLDLGFDELYLHFVGQHQAPFIDAFAGHVLPQLRAGRRTQGVPA, encoded by the coding sequence ATGGCTACCATCGGGTTCCACGCCTCGCACGAGCAAATCGACCCCGGCCAGCTGCTCAAGGATGTGCAACTGGCGGAACAGGCTGGATTCGACGCCGCGATGTGCTCGGATCACATCGAACCGTGGTCTGCCCGCCAGGGCCACTCCGGTTTCGCCTGGTCCTGGCTCGGCGCGGCCCTGGCCACCACGGGCCTGCGGTTCGGTGTGGTGACTGCCCCGGGACAGCGCTATCACCCGGCAATCATCGCGCACGCCTCGGCAACACTGGCAGACATGTTTCCCGGACGCTTCTGGATGGCGCCCGGAAGCGGCGAGAACATGAATGAGCACATCACCGGCGACCCGTGGCCTTCCAAGGAAACCCGGCAGCGCCGGCTTGAGGAGTGCGTGGAGGTGATCCGCCGGCTGCATGCCGGCGAGGAGGTCACGCACCACGGACTGGTCACGGTGGAACAAGCCAGGGTGTGGGACGTGCCGGAGGTCAAACCGCCGCTGATCGCTCCGGCCGTCAGTGTTGAAACTGCCCGCCGTGCCGCGGCCTGGGCTGATGGCCTCGTGACCGTGAACCAGCCCGCGGCCAAGCTTCGGGACATGCTGTCCGCTTACCGGGACGCCGGCGGCGCCGGCAAGGCGGTGCTGCAGGTCCACCTCTCCTGGGCCCCGACCGGGGCGGAAGCCCTCGCTGTCGCCCTCGACCAGTGGCGGACCAACGTGTTCAGTCCGCCGATCCCCTGGGACCTGGCCAGCGCCGCCCACTTCGACGGCGTCAGCGCCGACGTCGGCCCCGACCAGGTGCGGAAGGTCGTCAACATCTCGGCCGACACCGCGGAGCATGCCCAGTGGCTTGCAGATTACCTGGACCTCGGCTTCGACGAGCTTTACCTGCATTTCGTCGGCCAGCACCAGGCCCCCTTCATCGATGCCTTCGCCGGACACGTCCTTCCCCAACTCCGGGCGGGCCGCCGGACCCAGGGAGTGCCCGCGTGA
- a CDS encoding ATP-dependent DNA ligase gives MRLPLMPPIAPMLAKAVPALPEGELSFEPKWDGFRSIIFRDGDEVEIGSRNGKPLTRYFPELVESLKRNLPPRCVVDGEIILVGTSGDRLDFDALQQRIHPAASRVRLLAGQTPASFVAFDLLALDEADLTGKPFEERRAALGQALAGASAPVYVTAATRDRNTAEQWFRQFEGAGLDGIVAKTLSSRYQPDKRTMFKVKHQRTADCVLAGYRVHTSGSDRIGSLLLGLYDDEGVLASVGVVGAFPMQRRKELFEELQPLVTDFGDHPWAWARQEDGTRTPRNAEGSRWSGGKDLSFTPLRPERVLEVKYDHMEGERFRHTTQFVRWRPDRDPESCTYAQLEEPVSYDLAEVLGADGS, from the coding sequence ATGCGACTGCCTCTTATGCCCCCGATCGCGCCAATGCTGGCGAAGGCCGTACCCGCCCTGCCGGAAGGAGAGCTGAGCTTCGAGCCGAAGTGGGACGGATTCCGTTCCATCATCTTCCGCGACGGCGACGAGGTGGAGATCGGCAGCCGCAACGGTAAGCCGTTGACCCGGTACTTTCCCGAACTCGTTGAGTCCCTGAAACGGAACCTCCCGCCGCGCTGTGTGGTGGACGGGGAGATCATCCTGGTCGGGACCAGCGGGGACCGGCTCGACTTCGACGCGTTGCAGCAGCGGATCCACCCGGCCGCCAGCAGGGTCCGCCTGCTTGCCGGTCAGACCCCAGCCAGTTTCGTTGCCTTCGACCTGCTGGCCCTGGACGAGGCGGACCTTACCGGCAAGCCGTTTGAGGAACGCAGGGCAGCCCTTGGGCAGGCGCTCGCGGGAGCCTCCGCGCCGGTGTATGTCACCGCCGCGACCAGGGACCGCAACACGGCCGAACAGTGGTTCCGGCAGTTCGAGGGCGCTGGCCTGGACGGCATCGTCGCCAAAACCCTCAGTTCCCGCTACCAGCCGGACAAGCGGACCATGTTCAAAGTCAAACACCAGCGCACGGCCGACTGCGTGCTGGCCGGCTACCGGGTCCATACATCCGGATCGGACCGGATCGGTTCACTGCTGCTGGGGCTGTATGACGACGAGGGCGTGCTCGCCAGTGTCGGCGTCGTCGGCGCCTTTCCGATGCAGCGCCGGAAGGAGCTGTTTGAGGAACTCCAGCCGCTGGTCACCGACTTCGGGGACCACCCATGGGCCTGGGCCCGGCAGGAAGACGGCACCCGCACGCCCCGCAACGCCGAGGGCAGCCGCTGGAGCGGGGGCAAGGACCTCAGTTTCACGCCGCTGCGACCCGAGCGGGTGCTGGAGGTGAAGTACGACCACATGGAGGGGGAGCGGTTCCGGCACACCACCCAATTCGTCCGCTGGCGTCCCGACCGTGACCCGGAGTCCTGCACGTATGCCCAGCTGGAGGAGCCCGTCAGCTATGACCTCGCCGAGGTGCTGGGCGCCGACGGCAGCTAG
- a CDS encoding IclR family transcriptional regulator, with product MVGKALGLLVLLGDEPRGASAAELSRRADLPFSTTYRLLGSLTRDGFVDYEPDGRRYHLGLRVFQLGQRVSNHHGFAGTALPILRRVTEETGEATILSVRDGNHHLTVNKVDGPQTFRVTSDPGHLGALHTTSVGKALVAFADDATRHRLLDELELEPLTGLSITDRDAFRTEIELVRKRGYATMDEENELGMRAVAVPVFNSQGHAFASLATAVPVFRMGMDALVALVPLLQAAAAELSARLPQ from the coding sequence ATGGTCGGAAAGGCCCTGGGGCTGCTGGTCCTGCTCGGGGATGAGCCCCGCGGTGCCAGCGCCGCCGAGCTCTCACGCCGGGCGGACCTGCCCTTCAGCACTACCTACCGGCTGCTCGGATCACTGACCCGGGACGGCTTCGTTGACTACGAGCCGGACGGGCGCCGCTACCACCTTGGCCTCCGCGTTTTCCAGCTCGGCCAGCGCGTGTCCAATCACCACGGCTTCGCCGGAACTGCCCTTCCCATCCTGCGGCGGGTGACCGAGGAGACCGGGGAGGCAACCATCTTGTCCGTCCGCGACGGGAACCACCACCTCACGGTCAACAAGGTGGACGGGCCCCAAACCTTCCGCGTCACCTCCGATCCGGGGCATCTCGGCGCCCTGCACACCACCTCCGTGGGCAAGGCACTGGTTGCGTTCGCCGACGATGCCACCCGGCACCGGTTGCTCGACGAGCTCGAACTCGAACCGCTGACAGGGCTGTCCATCACGGACCGGGACGCCTTCCGGACCGAGATTGAGCTGGTCCGGAAGCGCGGCTACGCCACGATGGATGAGGAAAACGAGCTGGGCATGCGCGCCGTCGCCGTCCCGGTCTTCAACTCCCAGGGCCACGCCTTCGCCTCCCTGGCAACGGCGGTGCCGGTCTTTCGCATGGGCATGGATGCCCTCGTGGCGCTGGTGCCGCTGCTTCAAGCCGCCGCGGCCGAACTCTCGGCCCGGCTTCCCCAGTAA
- a CDS encoding shikimate dehydrogenase — translation MSNRAESFLVGLVGDGVTPSLTPAMHEREGDVQGLRYLYRPIDLTELGLPGRAVGELLTGAHRLGFNGLNITHPCKQLVLDHLDEISPDARRLGAVNTVTIKDGRFVGHNTDFSGFASALATGLPGAKLDRVVQLGAGGAGSAVAYALLTAGVRRLDLVDTDAARCAARAAELASFFPHARVTAGTAADLVDLMPLADGLVNCTPVGMAAHPGVPLDLSLLEARHWVADIVYRPIETELVREARDRGCDVLDGGRMAVGQAADAFRIFTGLEADAERMRSHFLELVAAEEVAA, via the coding sequence ATGAGCAATCGAGCAGAGTCCTTCCTCGTGGGCCTCGTAGGCGATGGCGTCACGCCGTCCCTCACGCCCGCCATGCACGAACGCGAAGGCGATGTGCAGGGCCTGCGGTACCTCTACCGCCCGATAGATCTCACCGAACTCGGCCTCCCGGGCAGGGCCGTGGGTGAACTCCTGACCGGCGCCCACAGGCTCGGCTTCAACGGCTTGAACATCACGCACCCCTGCAAGCAACTGGTGCTCGACCACCTCGACGAGATTTCCCCGGACGCCCGTCGCCTCGGGGCCGTCAACACGGTGACCATTAAGGACGGCCGCTTCGTCGGGCACAACACCGACTTTTCCGGCTTCGCCTCGGCCTTGGCCACCGGCCTCCCCGGGGCGAAGCTGGACCGCGTAGTGCAGCTTGGTGCCGGCGGCGCCGGGTCCGCCGTCGCTTACGCCCTGCTGACCGCAGGGGTTCGCCGGCTGGACCTGGTGGACACCGACGCGGCCCGCTGCGCCGCGCGCGCCGCCGAACTGGCCAGCTTCTTTCCGCACGCCAGGGTCACGGCGGGGACGGCGGCGGACCTCGTCGACCTGATGCCGCTCGCCGACGGCCTGGTGAACTGCACCCCGGTCGGCATGGCCGCCCACCCCGGCGTACCGCTCGATCTGTCGCTGCTGGAAGCCCGGCACTGGGTCGCAGACATCGTCTACCGGCCGATCGAGACGGAGCTGGTCCGCGAAGCCCGGGACCGCGGCTGCGACGTACTCGACGGCGGCCGGATGGCCGTGGGCCAGGCAGCCGACGCCTTCCGGATCTTCACCGGCCTCGAGGCCGACGCGGAGCGCATGCGCTCTCATTTCCTGGAGCTCGTCGCCGCCGAGGAGGTGGCCGCCTGA
- a CDS encoding bifunctional sugar phosphate isomerase/epimerase/4-hydroxyphenylpyruvate dioxygenase family protein, with translation MRTGIATVCLSGTLKEKMQACAIAGFDGIEIFEQDLVTSSLSPEEVRLMAADLGLTLDLYQPFRDFDSVSEELLAANLRRAEAKFRLMARLGMDTILVCSNVATASVDDDGLRAAQLSRLASLAGEHGVKVAYEALAWGRYVNDYEHAHRLVELVDHPNLGTCLDSFHILSRDWDTAPIERFNPDKIFFVQVADAPKLSMDVLSWSRHYRVFPGEGQFELAKFMGHVVRAGYSGPVSLEVFNDVFRQSDVERTAVDAMRSLIWLEEQSAKWLDANPSAAERPGGAGGTGRRRHPMELATLPRVAEPAGFNFAEVRAADTGALETLLAQLGFGFNGRHRTKNVQLWSMGHARVIINEEAPAAAETSIAAVGFDVDAPVIAAARAQQLKAPAVPRKNQANEEVFQGFAAPDATEIFLCQGNPDGTAAWVNEFGPPGTPDSSLATGGAAGPNAGAPAVIDHVNLAQPWQHFDEAVLFYTSALALEPQPYAEVASPSGLVRSQVMTTRDRGVRLVLNLAPLLMQEAGTETPGGPPLAGSPRRTYQEHIAFAVGDLVSTARDARARGLEFLRIPANYYEDLDARFDLDPAFLATLRELNLLYDRDADGEFLHFYTATVGSVFFEVVERRGAYDGYGAPNAPVRHAVQYDHLHQLKLTA, from the coding sequence ATGCGCACCGGAATCGCCACCGTCTGCCTCTCCGGAACCCTCAAGGAAAAGATGCAGGCCTGCGCCATCGCCGGCTTTGACGGCATCGAAATCTTCGAGCAGGACCTTGTCACCTCTTCGCTCAGCCCCGAGGAGGTTCGTTTGATGGCGGCGGATCTGGGCCTCACCCTTGATCTATACCAGCCCTTCCGCGACTTCGACAGCGTTTCCGAGGAGCTGCTGGCCGCCAATCTGCGCCGCGCCGAGGCCAAGTTCCGGCTGATGGCGCGGCTGGGCATGGACACCATTTTGGTTTGCTCGAACGTGGCCACCGCCAGCGTCGACGACGACGGGCTCCGCGCCGCCCAGCTTTCCCGGTTGGCCTCGCTGGCCGGGGAACACGGGGTAAAGGTCGCCTATGAGGCCCTGGCCTGGGGCAGATACGTCAACGACTATGAGCATGCCCACCGTCTGGTGGAGCTGGTGGACCACCCCAACCTCGGCACCTGCCTGGATTCCTTCCACATCCTGTCCCGCGACTGGGACACCGCCCCGATTGAGCGGTTCAACCCGGACAAGATCTTCTTCGTCCAGGTGGCGGACGCCCCGAAGCTGTCCATGGACGTGCTGTCCTGGAGCCGCCACTACCGCGTTTTCCCCGGCGAAGGGCAGTTCGAGCTGGCAAAGTTCATGGGCCACGTCGTCCGTGCCGGCTACTCCGGGCCGGTCTCGCTGGAGGTCTTCAACGATGTCTTCCGCCAGTCCGACGTCGAACGCACCGCCGTCGACGCCATGCGCTCACTCATCTGGCTCGAGGAACAAAGCGCGAAGTGGCTGGACGCCAACCCGTCAGCGGCTGAGCGGCCCGGCGGCGCCGGGGGTACCGGACGACGCCGCCATCCCATGGAACTGGCCACGCTGCCGCGGGTCGCGGAACCTGCCGGATTCAATTTCGCCGAGGTGCGGGCCGCCGATACCGGAGCGCTGGAGACCTTGCTCGCGCAGCTGGGCTTCGGCTTCAACGGCCGGCACCGGACCAAGAATGTGCAATTGTGGAGCATGGGCCACGCACGCGTGATCATCAACGAGGAAGCCCCCGCTGCCGCGGAAACGTCGATCGCCGCTGTCGGCTTCGACGTCGATGCACCCGTGATCGCCGCCGCCCGGGCCCAGCAGCTCAAGGCCCCGGCGGTCCCGCGGAAGAACCAGGCAAATGAGGAAGTGTTCCAGGGCTTTGCCGCCCCCGACGCCACCGAAATCTTCCTGTGCCAGGGCAACCCCGACGGGACGGCGGCCTGGGTTAACGAATTCGGCCCGCCGGGTACGCCGGATAGTTCGCTCGCAACCGGAGGCGCTGCGGGCCCGAACGCCGGCGCTCCGGCAGTGATCGACCACGTCAACCTCGCCCAACCCTGGCAGCATTTCGACGAAGCCGTGCTCTTCTACACCAGCGCCCTGGCCCTGGAGCCGCAGCCCTACGCCGAGGTGGCCAGCCCCAGCGGGCTGGTGCGCTCCCAGGTGATGACGACCCGCGACCGCGGCGTCCGGCTGGTGCTGAACCTCGCCCCGTTGCTCATGCAGGAGGCCGGCACGGAGACTCCGGGCGGCCCGCCCCTGGCCGGAAGCCCGCGCCGAACCTACCAGGAACACATCGCCTTCGCGGTGGGCGACCTGGTGTCGACAGCCCGGGACGCCCGCGCTCGCGGCCTGGAGTTCCTGCGCATCCCGGCGAACTATTACGAGGACCTCGACGCCCGGTTCGACCTCGACCCGGCCTTCCTTGCCACCCTGCGCGAGTTGAACCTGCTCTATGACCGCGACGCCGACGGCGAGTTCCTGCACTTTTACACCGCCACCGTGGGCAGCGTGTTCTTCGAAGTGGTCGAACGCCGCGGCGCCTACGACGGTTACGGCGCCCCCAATGCGCCCGTCCGGCACGCTGTCCAGTACGACCACCTGCACCAGCTCAAACTCACCGCCTGA
- the pcaH gene encoding protocatechuate 3,4-dioxygenase subunit beta, which translates to MPEDINREIFNADPLTEDVSDTPTEAPLKAAAKPVPALDTAGESQQILSDEIKALGEAYAQARQTGAPAETQPRLDYPPYRSSILRHPTKSLQHADPETIELYSPAFGHMDVHALESDLTIQHNGEPMGERIIVSGRVLDGDGRPVAGQLVEIWQANSSGRYIHKRDQHPAPLDPNFTGVGRCITGADGSYSFITIKPGAYPWKNHLNAWRPAHIHFSLFGQEFTQRIVTQMYFPGDPLFALDPIYQSIVDQDARDRLVATYNHDQTKPEWALAYNWDIVLTGSKRTWTENEALGAEGDDHE; encoded by the coding sequence GTGCCTGAAGATATCAACCGCGAAATTTTCAACGCGGACCCGCTTACCGAGGACGTGTCCGACACACCGACCGAGGCCCCGTTGAAGGCCGCTGCGAAACCCGTTCCGGCGCTGGACACTGCCGGGGAATCGCAGCAGATCCTCAGCGACGAGATCAAGGCGCTCGGCGAGGCCTACGCGCAGGCCCGCCAGACCGGCGCGCCGGCGGAAACCCAGCCGCGGCTGGACTACCCGCCGTACCGCAGCAGCATCCTGCGTCACCCGACCAAGAGCCTGCAGCACGCCGATCCGGAGACCATCGAGCTGTACTCGCCGGCCTTCGGGCACATGGACGTGCACGCGCTGGAATCCGATCTCACCATCCAGCACAACGGCGAACCGATGGGCGAACGGATCATCGTCTCCGGACGGGTGCTTGACGGCGATGGCCGTCCGGTGGCGGGCCAGCTGGTGGAGATCTGGCAGGCGAACTCCTCCGGCCGGTACATCCACAAGCGGGACCAGCACCCTGCTCCGCTGGACCCGAACTTCACCGGCGTCGGCCGCTGCATCACCGGGGCGGACGGCTCCTACAGCTTCATCACCATCAAGCCCGGCGCGTACCCGTGGAAAAACCACCTCAACGCCTGGCGCCCGGCGCACATCCACTTTTCCCTGTTCGGCCAGGAATTCACCCAGCGGATCGTCACGCAGATGTACTTCCCCGGCGACCCGCTGTTCGCCCTGGACCCCATTTACCAGTCGATCGTGGATCAGGACGCGCGCGACCGGCTGGTCGCCACCTACAACCACGACCAGACCAAGCCGGAATGGGCGCTGGCCTACAACTGGGACATTGTCCTGACGGGCTCCAAGCGGACCTGGACTGAAAACGAAGCCCTCGGCGCGGAAGGTGACGACCATGAGTAA
- the pcaG gene encoding protocatechuate 3,4-dioxygenase subunit alpha has protein sequence MSKLTPTPGQTVGPFYGYALPYAKDRELLPPGTPGSIRLQGTVYDGAGHPVPDAILEIWQADGEGQIPQHTGSLVRDGYTFTGFGRSAVGNTGVFTFTTVNPGPVAPGAAPFISVVVFARGLMNRLFTRIYLPENEEALAADPLLASLPPERRQTLIARRDPDGGLSWDVRLQGEGETVFLDFDGNGAGAEDAGRGGTAK, from the coding sequence ATGAGTAAATTGACCCCCACCCCCGGCCAGACGGTCGGGCCCTTCTACGGCTACGCGCTGCCCTACGCCAAGGACCGGGAACTGCTGCCGCCGGGCACGCCCGGATCCATCCGCCTGCAGGGCACGGTGTACGACGGCGCCGGCCACCCCGTGCCGGATGCCATTCTCGAGATCTGGCAGGCCGACGGTGAGGGCCAGATCCCGCAGCACACCGGCTCGCTGGTGCGCGACGGTTATACCTTCACCGGGTTCGGCCGCAGCGCCGTCGGCAACACCGGCGTGTTCACCTTCACCACGGTGAACCCCGGACCCGTGGCGCCCGGGGCAGCGCCGTTCATATCTGTCGTCGTCTTCGCCCGAGGCCTGATGAACCGTCTCTTCACCCGCATCTACCTGCCCGAAAACGAGGAGGCGCTGGCGGCGGACCCGCTGCTGGCATCGCTGCCGCCGGAACGCCGCCAGACCCTCATCGCCCGGCGCGACCCCGACGGCGGCCTCAGCTGGGACGTCCGGCTGCAGGGCGAAGGCGAGACCGTGTTCCTCGACTTCGATGGCAATGGTGCAGGCGCTGAGGACGCTGGCCGCGGGGGCACCGCAAAGTGA